The sequence taatcataccatccaCTGGAGTTGCGGCAACTCACGAACTGGGAacaggcgcgtgatcgggtggtggccgatcaatgagagaatgtgtaggttgaggatcaaaggccggttcttcaacttcagcataatgaagcttcggaagcactgatgatgatgaggacgcattctacgcgcagctggaacgtgagtacgacagttgCCCAAatcacgacgtcaaaatcatcataggagatttgaacgctcaggttggccaagaggaggagtttagaccgactattgggaagttcagcgctcaccggctggcGAACGAAAAAaaggcctacgactaattgatttcatcACCTCCAAAAATATGGCCATTAGCAGCACACACTTttaacacagccttccgtatcggtacacctggagatcattactgcagacagaatcacaaatcgactgTGTTctaattgatggacggcacATCTTCGACAAAATCGACGTCATCACATATCGTGgcactaacatcgactctgaccactatctgatgATGGTttaactgcgcccaaaactatccgtcatcaacaatgttcgacAGCCGCgttacgacctagagcgactgaagcgactgacctagagcgactgaagcaacgccactgcatacgcacagcatctcgaggcagcattGCCGGAAGAGAGGCAGCTCGATGGgccccctcttgaggactgctggaatacagttgaaGCAGCCATTGGCGACGCATCGGTgtacaacgtcgggtatgtgggacgaagtcggcGAAACGATTGgatcgacgaagagtgcagacaaattctggaggagaagtATACAACTCGAGTgctcgcgctgcagcaaggaaTCTGGCAGAACATGGAACGCTATAGACgcaagcggagacagcagactcgcCTTTTTCAGGGGCCGTCTGAAAGtggcggagtgcgaggagatggaacagctctgtgctgttctcaagaaattcacaagttctatcagaagctcaacgcatcccgcaaagttTTCGTGCTGCAAACCgagatgggagcatcttgacggacgaacgtgtggcgatcgaaaggtggaagcagcactacgaggaatgcctaaatggcgctgagagtacaagatgtgaaagtcaaggcagcggaggagatgactacgtcagttcagtggacgatggaagccaatcagccccaccttgaggggaGTTCAGGATGTTatacaacagctaaagaccaattaAGCCGCTGGTAAGAAtgatatcggagctgagctcatcaatatGGGCTCGGAAAAGCtgaccacttgcctgcacaaactgattgtcAGAATCGGGGAAGCTGGACAGCTTCTGGAGGAGTGCaaagaaggggtcatatgcCCCATTTACGAGATAGGCGACGAGCTGAGGTGTCAGAACTTTCGAGTGattaccatccttaatgccacctgaaaagtgatatcccagataatTTTCCGTTGTCTGTCAGCAATAATGATAAAGTTtatgggaagttatcaagccggcttggttgaaggccgctcgacaacggaccagatcttcaatgtacggcaaatccttcaaaaatgccgtgaatacataCCAGGTCCAAAGGCACTATCTGTTCATCGagttcaaggcggcatacgtcAGTATAGACCGcgaaaatatatggaaaattatggaagagaacagcttccctgggaagtttACAAGACTAGTGAAAACAACagtaaatggtgtgcaaaacggTGTGAAGAGTTCGGGAAAGCACTTCAGTTCGTTCGAATTGCGCCTGTGACtaaattttcaacagatccagtcaatatAGTttttttcgcggatgacatggacaaagacaaagtacatgcttgtgggtggaaccgagcatgacagggcccgcctgggaaacaATGTTACGGTAGACGGAGACGGAGATTCCTTCGAGATGGTCGAGGAaatcgtctaccttggatccttgctaacggctgataacaatgttagtcgtgagatacgaaggcgcatcatctgtggaagttggACCTACTACGGGCggtcaaaaaaaattcacaccCGCACccaatgtgtcatgtacaaaacgctcataagatcggtagtcctctacgaacaTGAAACTATTTTTGACTTTAAgactatttttggttgaataagcgctctatcagcttccaatgtttgctGGGTTTGACCATACTCGAGAGACGGGTGATTAGGACCATCttgacggtgtgcaagaagacggtgtgtggcagcGAAGGATGTATCACGAGCACGCCCagctctatggcgaacccagtatctagTTGctgaagccggaagggtacgatgagtagggcatgttgcaagaattccggatagcaaccctgcagtgttcgcttccgatccagcaggtacaagacggcgtggagcgcagatACAGAACGACTAGGTGAGGATTGGATCGTATTGAAGAAGTTCCCAGAATTATGTGGTTCATGTAAGGCGCAATATGTGATCAttcaattttggaaagaaaattTAATGGAAATATTCGACAAGACTCAGCTCAAATATCTACGTTCTGTTCTGTTTGCTATTGTAAAGCGTGATTTCGTCTGACAGTATGATAGATTCCACATGTTGGACTGTTTCGAAATGATTAAAATATTCCACTAAGAGATGAAGATTTTTTATTAGTTTCGTGCCAATGTCACTTACTTAAAAGAGGTAACATAAAGTGTGATCATATTCTCAGCTCACttctttttgaattttctaattACACTAATTCTCAATTAGATGCCTTATTTATGCACGTTAATAGTGAAGAGTTTCTTGATTAAACAACTGTTTTCCACTGTTTATCAGTTTCCTATGACGATCGTATAGTTCACTTTGATACTACATTAAAATGGACATAGTTCATTTCGTTTCCATGTTGGTCGACTCATTCGACTGTTACATgtaagaataaataaaaataagcgcAGCTCGCTAAAAGTTAGCTAAAACATGTTTCAAACATTTAATTCAGTTTGAAAGATCCATTGAGCATTTCACTTTCTACCTCTTACTTACTTTCTTTCTAGTAGTTTAACTTAGATTATCACATTGAACTTTTGCGGATGAGTAAATACTCGGAGAACTGCTGCGTCTCGACGCCTCCCCCGGTGCTTGCCTCTACGTTGAATCCCGCATTCAAGAGACGCGTTAACACCTGAATCGAGTTCAGCTTGCAGTATCCATTCAGGGGAAACCGGATGACTTGTCTGCCGTCGAACTGATTCCATGCAGCGCCAGTCCGGGCATCCAGGATGGCCTGGTTGGTCTCGGGGAACACTTCGTCCAGAATGGCTCGTTCAGCTGAGATCAAAATCCTTTCGCCCAAATCCGGAGAAATGTGCAGAGCCACTACATCGTGGGTCGAATCCTGTGGGCAGGCCGATTTACTTCTCTGCCGGCTACTCCCAAACGgggacagtccattcccactgcGTGTTCGTTCCTTTTTTATCTGCTCAATTTGTTTGATCATAGCTGGAAGAAAGATTCGATTCTGTTATTATGGCATTGAAAACGGGTGGTTCATAATGCAGCTAGTACTCACGAACAATATCGAAATATTTGGCTTCCTCTAGGAGAAGATCGAGATTAGGAAAATCGTCCGCGACCAGGAGCTTTGAGTTGCGCATGAAGTTCAGAATGTGCCGAAACATGCCCCCGTCGCGGTCGATGAAGTAGTGCTGCTTGAGCGAGTCCAAAACAATAGGGATGCAGCCGTTGAAGAGCTTTGCGAGCCGAGAGTCTGGATATCTGAAAAAACAGATGAACGATGAACAATTAGTTAATTATGACTCTGAATATTGACTGGATTAAGGATGAATCAGcaagaatttttattttctgcaagtaaaaagggacagaattttaATGTCAAGGTGACGGTCTGCAAATGTGTCACACAATTTTCATGACATGACTATAAAATTTTTTGTTGCGATTGTTTTACTTAAgcatctgaaaaaaatatttttagcattcctttcgatttgattaataaaaaaaaccttaaaagAAGTAAACCCGGAGAAGGTTCTGTTTCCATAGAAATATTTCATGAAGGAACATAGAATGTGTGACAGGACGTGGCAAGCACGTCACCACAGACAAACCGTACAACTTATCATTGCCCAGGCGAAGGTCAACTTACTTTGTCAACGTTTCCAGCGAGCTGGTGTAGATCGTGCCGCCGACATCGATGTGCACCGGGGCTGTGTACTTGGAGGCGGCGGCCACGCACGGAATGCCCGTAATCTGCTTGTGGTTCGAGTGATGGTACCCGCTGCCCACGCCGGAGACTGCGGGCGAGACGGCCGGTATCGGTGGCGTCGGTGTCGGCGAGGACGAGTTGGAAATCGTCGGTGACGTGGTGGGGGAAGTGCTAATTTTGATCTGCGTCGCGGAAAACAGCCTCGTTGCCGAAAGGTCTCGCGGCTCCAGCGAGGGCTTCACGTCGCGCTCTCCTCCGACCGATGCGCGCTCCGCTCGCTCACGGTCACGATCTCGATCACGTTCCCGTTCCATATCGCTGTTACATTTTCGCCTGCGTGGGATGGAAAATGGGAGAAGAAAAAATTGCATTTAGGAAATAGGTTTGAGAAGATTGGATACGAACATGAATATTCGCTGAATGTGAAGTCGAAAGTTAAATGTTACTTTGAATTTCACTTTGAGATTGCTtttccaaccattttcataaattttactAAATCCTTTCAGCTAAAAATGTGTTTATATTCGCTCAATGCATGCAAAGATCAGCAATTCGTGGTAGTGATGGGCATAACGGTTCATTCCGATTAGCTGCTCTGAACTTAAATGAGCCGACACATTTGAACGGCTCATTACTTCATTCAAAAGAACTATGAAGCCCCGTTGGTTTGGGCGATGCATCATTCAAATTATCggagttcatttttaatttgaacttctagtAACTTCTTGATATATAACTCATTGCTAGTggaattttttgttgttttgctTAATTTCGTGCTCCGTGCTCCATTTTAATTTTAACGAATTACAGATTAACGAAGTTTAAAttgaaaagtgttcagattGGAACGGCCAAATTACTGTAGAAGATATTTCTTTCAAATGAAAAAAGCCTAGCCTAGTTTTATATCTTGCATATTCAACTATATTCAATATCATTAACAAgaaaccaatttaaaaaaaaataaaatactaggTAGGTGTAGCCGTTTATTCTTCGATTtcattttaaatctttacaaTTTTATCAATGTGAATTTTGGCATACATATATATTTTCCTCAATGTTTTCCGATGTTAGTCGGCTGCGTCGCTCACTACAAATTTGtccagtttaaaaaaaaaaaacctcacgCATGACTTGTGACTTGTGATAACAACGTTTTCAGTTAAGTGAGTGACATATTGCTTCTGCGTACGGCGTGTTAACAGACCCGCAACATGCAAACGGAAATAAATGTGCTCTATAAAAAAATTCCTACGATTGCTGGGCTAATGAGAGAACATCTCGTCTCGTCgcacaatatttttttgttctttgcGGATTGGAGCCAGGATAATAATGGAATCCTCACTtgttttattttacatttttgcccgaaaataaACTTTTGCAATTCTTATTTTACAGTTCTACGGATTGATTATTGCTTCATGTTGAATTGGAGATCTTAAGTACTCGTGATTGATTTAAGGAAAGAATTTATAATTTTATGGTTGCGAGCTCAAGATtactaaattataaaaaatgatGATGTCGTTTTCATTAGTTGATTTGGGCAATCATTTTCTTGCGAGAGGGAAAGTAATACAAAATAAAGGACTGAAGATAATCCCCGTGTTTTGGTAAATAATGTATTGAAACTTAACAAAATGGGTGCCTTTTAACAAGAATCAATGTGAAGAGTTGTATAATAATACTAGCAGAGCCGTctgatactgcattgcttatcattagtaatggagtaattcgacatgcacctaaacactaaggatacgggtaacgctacaatagatctttTAACtagtcgcagtggcacacccgaacaggagaAAAGCTGACCCGTCGCACTTCGTCTCACCTTTccacagtaatatcccgattttatcggtgtcaggccatttggccgaatgccgtttggccgaatgctgtttggtcgaatgccgtttggccgaacgccatttggccgaatgccgtttggccgaacgggtcgtttggcctaatgccgtttggccgaatagttaaaaaaatgacCTCAGTTCACGAGtagtccttctttcttccttcctccttattccttcttcctccttccttctttcttccttcctcctcattccttcttccttcttccttcttcttccttccttcttccttcttccttcttctttcttccttcttctttcttcctgcttctttcttccttcttttttctcccttcttccttctttctgctttcttcgtccttctttcctcttctttcttccttagtttttccttcttccttcttccctcttccctcttccttcttcctccttcctccttccttcttccttcttttgtcttccttttttcttcttccttctatcttcttccttcttctttttctcttcttccttcttcttttctcttcttccttcttctttcttcgtttttccttctttcttcttccttcttccttctttctactttcttcgtccttctttcctcttctttttttcttagtttttttctttccttttccttcttccttcttccgtcttccttcttctttctttcgtcttccttcttccttcttccttctttcatcttccttcttgcatcttccttcttccttcttctttcttccttcttccttcttccttctttcttcttccttctttcttcttccttctcccttctttcttctttcgtcttacgtcttccttcctccttcttccttcttcgtttttttcttccttcttacttcttattgcttctttcttccttcttccttctttcttctttcttctttcttcttcctcttccttctttcttcttctttcttccgtctttcttcttccttcttactgcTTTTTTtgtccttctttcctcttcttccttctttctccttccttcttccttcctttcttccttcctcgttcttctttcttctttcttccttctgccatcttccttcttccttcttttttcttccttcttccttcttccttcttccttcttcttacttccttttttcttcttctttccttcttctttcttcttcctttttccttcttccatcttccttcttccttcttctttcttcgtttttccttcttccttcttatttctaccttcttctttcttccttcttccttcttctttcttgcttctcactactcacttctcactgcgtaagaaagcgtatttcaactattcggccaaacggcattcggccaaatggtgttcggctaaatgaccctttcggccaaatggcgttcggctaaatgaccctttcggccaaatgaccctaaaccattTTATCACCCCTATGATGAATTTCAGGTGATAAAATAGTGCATACATGTgacaaaacaagaaaaaaaaaattttgtcctttttttaaaattaattttatataACAAACGATAGGCGgttaaagttatttcatgaaaatcgttGTTGATTaaggtattatttacaaaaataaaaaaaaaaacgacttcaatttcaaacttttttttgggtTGCAAggtcgggtcgaaaacgtgataatatagaatcgggtcgaaaatgtcataaaatcggggagtgacaaaattgggtcaacactgtatataGACCAACCCCttcattcttaattttagtgAAAAATACAAGGACAATATGGTCATTCTGTTTTGCTGattatctagaccaacatttgaaaaagacgTAAGAgcctaaatttattttttcctgtTCCTCGTCtatatacagtgatcgttcgggGCACGACCTCACACCAATTAGCGAATGcaccgttcgctaattgggccAGGTCGTTTTAAAAACCATTGATGTTGTTTACTTTCTGCACTGAAGAAAGGAAGGTTTGATCTCGCCAAAAGCAAAAATGATACGTCAACGCGGTTTCGACATCACATTTTAGCATTGAGCTgcttttgaattggattttgccCCAATAAGCGAGCCCCCAATTCAAAAGCTTATTCAACTTAAGAGAATTCAATTAGGGATCATCTATTGTTCATATgattttatgacaaatgttaTGTGTTGAGCCATTTTGTGCTGCAAGTGCGTTAACGATTATTCTTCTCTACCTACATGTATGTACCTGGCCAATGAATTCCGTTATTTAACATAAGCTATGAAGGAACCGAATTTCTTATATAAGGATGATATCGTCACAAAAATTTCCCTCctctcgctttcaaatcgaattCTATCTCAAAATTTCATGCCTGTCTGGGAATTTGATTGCAGAAATTCCAATCTACTTGTATTTTTACACTTTTTGTCAGGTCAAGGAAACAATgtacagtgagtccaaaaagtattcgtctagctgtgtgttttccagaaaatgtcaaagatcgaatctagtaagctcaaaaaagttaaactatcgattacattgtgtagcACATTAATCAATTAAtctttattattaaaaattaaatagaaaaacaaaataataacagaagcaagtgtaacaaaacataacaattcattaaatatgggctcaaaaagtattcgtctactCATGTTTGGCGCACTTTTCAAATGGAAACAATAGTTTTAgaatgaaattcattatttagTTGGATCCCCCTGTGTATCTATGACGGCTTGTAGCAATGAGCATaaatagaaggtgaggaagaagaccaaatgcaagtgtattagtggatgatgaaaaatgtaaacaacaaatggtgacgtacatatttgcacggcttcttatgggagctcgttcgaatgtagtagtgaaagatTTTTCACCACACAcaaaaggcacgcacacaatatatggatttccataccttagtatttatttacattgggCTTGTAGTCTTTCTGAcatggaactgaccaaattaACCGTGACGGGGACGGGATTTTCTCCAACCCTTCTTTCAATGCTAATTTaaatttgttgttgttggtaaTGTGACTTTTACGAATTTTGTCGTCCAGCACTTTTCAACGGTGCTCAATTGGTTTCATATCTGGGCTCTGTGGaggcgttttgagttgattggggtGTTATAGGGTAGCTACAGTTTAGTATTTCGGGCTGTGTACTTGGGGTAATTATCATGCGGAAAGATGTATACTCCCTGTAAGCCTAATTTTTGAGCTCTGGAGTTCAGTTCTGGAGTTTTGCTTCAAAATGCGGGTGAACATTTTGTGATccataattccttcaataatatgAAATTTTCCCACACCGGCTGCGCTCATGAACCTCCCAGATCATGACGAAGCCCCCATCATGCTTTACTGCTGAAAAGAGGTTCTGCGGCTGTACCTCAGTATTCATTTTTCGCCATATcatacatcggccatttgatccaaatatgctTACTTGCATTCGTCAGGTAATATAACTTGATTCCGAAAGTACTCCTTCTTCTAGCGATATTTTTTTGGTGAAATCGAGccgtttttgataatttgatggctcacttgaattttTCCCCATGATACTTGCCCATTATAACTATACCTTTTACAGGTATTTTTGTTTGTATTTATTCATATCTTAGCACCTCTTCTCTCTTACTCACTTGCCTACATGGGTACACTGgttataagatttttttaactttccgtATAATAAATCGCTCAACGTGATCAGTTTTCCCTCGCGAACGACCACTGCACTGCGTTATTTCTTTTGAAAGGTTTTTGTGGCGCTGTTGCTATCAATCGCCGATTGAATGGTcgaaataaatactaaggtatggaaatccatatatattgtgtgcgtgccttttgTGTGTGGCGAAAAatctttcactactacattcgaacgagctcccataagaagccgtgcaaatatgtacgtcaccatttgttgtttacatttttcatcatccactaatacacttgcatttggtcttcttcctcaccttctatttATGCTCATTGCGGTCTACCCACAATTCTTGCACTCTCGTaagtcaacttgcactaattatgTAGACCTAGGATGAGTTTCCTTTCTTTGGTACTAATTTCTTTACTTTTCAAACCCATGGCGCctctattttccgcgccaagatcaatcaaaacaataacaatgttTAATTTGTCATTGAGTATTGAAAATATGTTGCTAGACACCACTAGAAGAGTGTGCTACTGTCACTACAAGCGAATACAACTGTTATACTCGTGTTTCACGCGACTTCTTTTtaaatagacgaatactttttaaGCGAGCGAAATTGAGGGAAGTGAGATGTTTTCTACATGACAacaaaagtaattgaaatttcttttCGTTTTTAGATAATAATCATATACTGATAAGTTTTCtatcaaatttagaagaaagttttaTGATACCGCTTCTATCAAGCCTAATTTTTATATGTATTTTACTAAAAAATTATAGCTAGACGAATATTTTGTGGAGCCACTGTACAATGTTTTGTTATTGCTTTTATTCAAGCATCAACACAGTTTGGTGAATTTATATtattcttttaataatttctgtTTGTTTATCGGAATTGGCATTTCTAGTGGAGTGCATTGCGTTCACTTGATTTCCTCGTACATACCAGCGGCAGCCCACCAATCTGAGCAGAAAATAATTCGACAACAGCCTTCGAAAAAATCTCGATCTGTTTGCTGTGCCCTACATATGCAAGTTATGCTTCGCACCGAGTTAATTTTCTGTCAAGGTTTTATTTCGAAATCCGCAACGGCCTGGCATCATATAATAGGATATATGTTTGTGTGTGACTGCGCCGAAAAGACTGTAACTCGCGAATATCCTCGAGCGCCTCCAGTCCAACATCTTCCCGGTCGAGAAACGGAACCACGCAGCTCGGGTCGGAGTTTTAGGCAGAGCCGAGCTACAACAGCGGCACAGAAACATGACGCTTGTCCTGAGTCGGCCGCCTAGAGCTGCGAGCGGTTGCGGCGTTGGGGTTTGAAATGATCCACCATCAAGAGTATGAACCCGAGCCAGTGGGAAAATGAGACAAGGGGTAGGTTGTGCCCGTGTCATGGTTTTCCTTTTTTCGGTTTTATTTTTAAGATTAATTGTACCCCCAGAGGGACCCCGTACCAGATAAGTGGCCGCGGGGTACCTTGCTCGAAACTCGTGACgcgaaaaatgtgttttaatgAGAATGTGTTCAGCGGGAAGGTGCTGTGCTGTGTTGGCTTCGACGACGTGAAGAAACGCGACTGAGGTTGACGTGGGGGCATATGCATAAAGTTCAAAGCTGGCATCTCCTCGCTTTGGTTCGTTTCGCCGACGGTTAGAGAGCATTCCATTGCACGCCGCCGCGTCCCGCGCCGGTTGATACCAGTCAGTGTGGGAGAGTGCCGGGACCGCACACGGATGACAGGCTCGTTTATAAGACATTGCCAATTGGAAAATAAAGTACGAACGTGTTGAATTCTGTAAAATCTGTCATGTTATCCAGCATATTTTATCATTAATTGgcagatttcaacggaaatcgtGATTCCATGACAAATAGTTTCCTATATAGCTGTTGTAATATGAATCATTTCTTATCTCGCTCAGTCTGTTCCGATACCGACAACAAACGGCAAGTCCTAATGATGAGAATTCTATCCAACATCAAATGCGTCAAAAGAAAAATTTATTGTTGTCTGCTTCATGAGACGTATTGAATAATCCCTGTGTGACTGGAAGTAATTTTCTCATATGATGTAATTTATTAGGTAGGGCATCAGAATAAAACGAAATGATTACTGTAGATTGGATATATTAAACAAAATATGAAGGATTTTAGAGACTGTAGAGGTTCGCCTAATTCTGaacaacaaaaactttttcttcaaTGCATCTACATTCTAACGGAatttggtctgcttttcaactgttCTATCAAATTTCTCACGATTACTAATTCCCTGTGCCCGCCtacttgggcgatgttcctccagtttccagGATCCGGGTCCTCAGGTCCGACTCCACTGCGTGTCGCCACGAAGTCGCCAGCTTCTATCCGGATATCTGATCAATACCGTTTACAGCTATTTTTTCTTCCAAAGTCTTcctgagtcgagtcaagtacgagacactgaagacggccttactgttgaggtcgaaacacgtatctgtcaagatacaattaagtggtggaattcaatgggattgtacaaactcgtcttatgtcaATTGAATGTTTATTCTTATTTGTTATTATTGAGTTtagtttgttttaatttcacttaatttttatttttatcgaattttaaattcaattcaatttaaacttgattttattattttatttacatttaagtttaatttgattagataaaaaaaaatcaaaactcaacCAATTCGAAGaattaataattttcattagCTATTCCTTGGAACTTCTAATATTCGACAAACCGTGTTGCCTGAAATTGTTCAAGATataatttatattatattttagtTTATCTTAGATAAATTCCATTTATCGAATTGATTGACCTatcaacaaaagaaaaataagtTGCATTTGTTCTTTTTCGTAGATGAAATGTCTACCAATGGATGGACAATCACTTTTAATTGGAAGATTCGACTAGGCGCTGCAATATACGATTCATGAGGTTTGCTTACTGTGTAAGTTTGCTTGTTAATTTGATTCAATGTAAAAGTTCTCACAAAAAGCGAATAAAAATCAGAACATAGAACAAAtcattgtatttttttgttattgaatatCAATTCGATAACAAGCTCAGCTATATTGCTTAGTACTTACGATTTGGCACGATTTTCTAAACGAGTGAGTACAATATGTACGCACTTATTAGGGATTGAAATTTGTATTCACTTCATTCATTCAATAATTCATGTTAGTCTTTGGAAGTGATAGTGAGCGTTTTTCAGGCCTCTGAAATTTTAATTCAGATAGCTTTTATATTGGAAATAATAACGGACTGCTACAACTGCGGCACGTGCATGTCGGATCA comes from Armigeres subalbatus isolate Guangzhou_Male chromosome 2, GZ_Asu_2, whole genome shotgun sequence and encodes:
- the LOC134215393 gene encoding BTB/POZ domain-containing protein Tiwaz, with product MERERDRDRDRERAERASVGGERDVKPSLEPRDLSATRLFSATQIKISTSPTTSPTISNSSSPTPTPPIPAVSPAVSGVGSGYHHSNHKQITGIPCVAAASKYTAPVHIDVGGTIYTSSLETLTKYPDSRLAKLFNGCIPIVLDSLKQHYFIDRDGGMFRHILNFMRNSKLLVADDFPNLDLLLEEAKYFDIVPMIKQIEQIKKERTRSGNGLSPFGSSRQRSKSACPQDSTHDVVALHISPDLGERILISAERAILDEVFPETNQAILDARTGAAWNQFDGRQVIRFPLNGYCKLNSIQVLTRLLNAGFNVEASTGGGVETQQFSEYLLIRKSSM